GAAGCTGTTGTAGCCCGTGGCGCTGACGGCGAGGTCGAACGCGCGGTACCGGCGCGACAGCGGGAAGTCGCGCACCACGTGGACGTCGTCGAGGCGGCCCTGGCCGGACGCGATCTCCGGCTGCGTCACGCACACCTCGACGCCGAGGTCGCGCAGCGCGGCCACGACGGCGCCGAGGTCGCCGCTGGTGTCGTTGATGTTGCCGGCGCCGAGCGAGACCAGCGCGAGCGGCGCCGACGGGTCCAGCCCGAGGAACGCGCGGGCGTCGGCGCGGGTGTCGAGGTCGTCGCGGTCGAGCAGCGTGACGGGGCCGACGCGGGCCGCCTGGGCCTGGGCGGTGACGCCCTGATCGGCCGGGCCGGCGAACTCGCCCGGCTCGATGACGAGGTCGAACCAGCTCGACTTCGCCAGCTGGTCGCGGTTCATGCCGGCCCGCCACATGCCGCGTCGCGACCACACCCAGCGGATGCCCGGGTAGGCGCGGCGGACCAGGCCGAGGCCCTCGTACGGCCAGGTGCCGTCGAAGACGACGACCGACGGGTGGATGCGCTCGATGGTCGCGGACAGCCGCGCGGCGAAGTACGCGTGCCAGCGGGCCGGCTCGAGGCCGGTCGCGGACGCCGACGGCACGTACTCGTACGGGTGCCCGAACCGCCCGACGACCGGTGCGGCCTGCGACAACGAGAAGAAGTGCGGCTCCAGCTCCGGTGCGCAGCGTTCGGCGTACGCGAGCAGCCGGGTCAGGTGGCCCATGCCGGCGCCGTTGCTGCTCACGAACAGCGCCCGCGGCGCGGTGCTCGCCGCCTCGGTGGCGGCCGGCGGCGGTGCGGACGGCGCCGGCGGCCGGGCGGGCGCCCCGATCAGCCGCTCCAGCCGGGCGACGTGCGCCTCGTGGCCGTACCGCTCCCGCGCTGTGCGCTGCGCCCGCTCGACCTGTGCGTCGTAGGCGGCGGGGTCGGCGTGCAGGGACTCGACGACGCGGCGGACGTCGTGCGGCTCGGCGTAGACGGCGGCGTCGCCGAAGACCGGCTCGAAGTGCGGCGGCAGCACGGCCGGGACGCCGGTGGCCAGCGCCTCGAGGATGGTCCGGCCGAACGCCTCGACCCAGCGCGGGTTGTGGAAGTAGACGAAGAAGTCGAGGGAGGCGAGGAAGTCGCGCGGCGGCATGGCGCCGAACTCGAACACCTCCCAGCTCTCCGGGAGGTCGCCGAGCAGGTGCTCGACCGGCCCGGCGCCGCCGAGCACGCGCACCGTCCACGACCCGTCGACGGGGTAGACGGCGCGCAGGGTGGCGGCGTCGGCGGGCCACTTCTGCGGCGACGACCGGCTGTGCCGTCCGACGACGGGGCGCGCGCCGGCCGCGTGCGCGGGCCGATCGGTGGCCCAGGCGTCGACGTCGATGATGTTGACCCAGTCGGTCTCGGCCAGCGTCGCCGCGGGCACCCGCCCGGTGATGGCCTGACGCACCAGCGGGCCGATCGGCGCCCAGAGCGGCTCGCGGCCGAACCGGTGCTTCGCGATCTCGTGCACCGCCTCGGGCCGGTAGTGCTCGTGGCCGTCGATGTCGTACGGGGCGGCGTTGGCGACGATGACGACGTGGTCGGCCTCGACCGGCGGCAGCTGCTCCGCGGCGTGCTGCAGGACCGCCGGGTGCCGGACCACCACGACCTTCGCCCGCACCGGCGCCCGGCCGACCAGCAGCCGGGCCCGGCCGGCCTCGACGGCGCGCCGGATCAGCGGGTTGACGGGGGAGACCTTCGCCACCAGCGGCCCGTTCAGGCTGATCAGCCCGGTGGAGTAGCCGGCCCTGGCCTGCGCCGTGATCTCCTCGGCGATGCTGTGCGAGGTGCCGCCGGGGAAGCGGAGGTCCGAGACGTCGAGGACGTCGACAGTGCGGGTGCCGGGGACGGGCATGGTTCCAGATCGTGCCACACCGGCGGGCCGGCGCCGATTCCGGCCGAAGATCGCGGGCAACCGGCCGGACACGCCGGGCGTCTAGTGGTCAGACACGGCCGTGTTCGTCCCGATTCATCCAGCCCGACCTTGGAGCATCCATGATGGAACCCGAGAACCCGGCCACCGCCGACGACACCTCCACCCGCCGGCGCCTGCTCCGGGGCGCCGGTGTGCTGGCCGGTGGCGCCGTCGCGACGGCGGCCGGTGTCGCCGCCGCCTCGTCCGCGCAGGCCGCCCCCGGCGAACCGGTCCGTCTCGGCCGGTTGAACGGCTCCGGTACGGCCGCGACGACGGTCCGCGGCAGCGGCGCGGGGGTCCTGGCGGTGCAGAACCGCGGCGCCGGCGACGGCGTCGTGGCCACCGCGGACGACTCGATGCAGGCCGCCGTCCGGGCCACGAACCGCAACACCGGCAACGGCATGGGCATCGGCGGCGCCGTGGTCGCCACCGGTGAGGAGTGCGCCGCCGTCGTCGCCGTCGCGCACGCGGGGCACGACTACGCGATCTACGCGTACGGCTACGCCGACCAGACCGAGCAGGAGCGCGGCAACGCCCTGCACGCCGTCGGCACGGTGTACCTGACCGGGCCGGTGTACATCGAGGGCGACCTCATCGTGAACGGCACCATCTACTGCGACAGCGTCAAGCCGCTGAGCGAGCGGCAGCGGGCCGAGCTGCACGCGCAGACGCGGCCGTCAGCGGACTGACGTCCTGTCGCCGACGACCGTGCGGAGCGCACCGACGAGGCGCGCCGCACGGTCGTCGTCGTGGTTGCGCAGGCGATTGGTGAGGTAGGCGAACCCGACCCGGGCGACGGGGTCGGCGAAGGCCAGCTGCCCGCCGGCGCCGTCGTGGCCGAAGGACGACTCGGCCAGCATCGGCGCGATCGGCGAGCGCAGCATGAACCCGGTGGCCCAGCGGGCGTGCGGCGGCGGGAGGTCCAGCACGCCGGGCCCCTCGGCCAGCACTCGGGTCGCGTCGCGGACGGTGTCAGGGTGCAGCAGGGCGGGCGCACCGTCGGTCTCGGTGACCGTGCGCGACCACGTGCGGGCCAGCGCCCGGGCCGTCGCCACGACGCCGACGGCGGGCAGACCGGCGGCCAGGACGGCCGGGTCGTTGAGCCCGGCGCCGTCGCCGACCAGCTCGGGGTCGAACGCCCGGCCCAGCGTGATCGCGCGGGTGACGGTGCGCTGCCGCCACGGCGTCCCGGGCGCGTCGGGCGGGAACGTCAGCCGCGACCGGTCGCGGTCCCAGCTCGCCGCCGCGACCCGTCCGGCGTCGGCGGCCGGGACGCCGAGCAGCAGGTCCGGACCGCCGGCCAGCCGGGCGAGATGCTCGGCCAGCGGTGCGCCGGTGGCGCGGCGCAGCACCTCCGCGACCAGCCAGCCGTACGTCATCGCGTGGTAGGCGTGCCCGGTGCCGGGCGGCCAGAGCGGGCGCTGCCGCTCCAGCGCGGCGACGGCGGGCGTCCCGGCGAGCGCGTCGGCCAGCGTGAGGTCGGCGTCCAGCGCGGGCAGCCCGGCCGTGTGCGACAGCACCATGCGCGTCGTCACCGCCTCCTTGCCCTGAGCGGCGAAGGCCGGCCAGTACGCCGCGACCGGCGCGTCGAGGTCCAGCGCGCCGTCCTGCGCGGCGAGGACGGCGCACGCGGCCAGCAGGCCCTTCGTGCACGAGAACGTGACGGCGAGCGTCTCCGCCGTCCACCCCGCGCCGCCCCACACGTCGACGACGGGCCGCCCGTCGACGTAGACGGCGACGGCCGCGCCGGCGGACGGGTCCTCGGCCAGCAGTTCCGCCAGCACCTCCGCCACCGGCGCGTACGCGGGCTCCCACACGC
This Jiangella alba DNA region includes the following protein-coding sequences:
- a CDS encoding glycosyltransferase, encoding MPVPGTRTVDVLDVSDLRFPGGTSHSIAEEITAQARAGYSTGLISLNGPLVAKVSPVNPLIRRAVEAGRARLLVGRAPVRAKVVVVRHPAVLQHAAEQLPPVEADHVVIVANAAPYDIDGHEHYRPEAVHEIAKHRFGREPLWAPIGPLVRQAITGRVPAATLAETDWVNIIDVDAWATDRPAHAAGARPVVGRHSRSSPQKWPADAATLRAVYPVDGSWTVRVLGGAGPVEHLLGDLPESWEVFEFGAMPPRDFLASLDFFVYFHNPRWVEAFGRTILEALATGVPAVLPPHFEPVFGDAAVYAEPHDVRRVVESLHADPAAYDAQVERAQRTARERYGHEAHVARLERLIGAPARPPAPSAPPPAATEAASTAPRALFVSSNGAGMGHLTRLLAYAERCAPELEPHFFSLSQAAPVVGRFGHPYEYVPSASATGLEPARWHAYFAARLSATIERIHPSVVVFDGTWPYEGLGLVRRAYPGIRWVWSRRGMWRAGMNRDQLAKSSWFDLVIEPGEFAGPADQGVTAQAQAARVGPVTLLDRDDLDTRADARAFLGLDPSAPLALVSLGAGNINDTSGDLGAVVAALRDLGVEVCVTQPEIASGQGRLDDVHVVRDFPLSRRYRAFDLAVSATGYNSFHELLRFGVPTLFVPNRSTALDDQEARSRYAAAQGWAHTLEVVTVDQATPLLSDLLERGEPMVKHVADADPGNGAAEAARILTGLVVEGQD
- a CDS encoding serine hydrolase domain-containing protein codes for the protein MIDGVWEPAYAPVAEVLAELLAEDPSAGAAVAVYVDGRPVVDVWGGAGWTAETLAVTFSCTKGLLAACAVLAAQDGALDLDAPVAAYWPAFAAQGKEAVTTRMVLSHTAGLPALDADLTLADALAGTPAVAALERQRPLWPPGTGHAYHAMTYGWLVAEVLRRATGAPLAEHLARLAGGPDLLLGVPAADAGRVAAASWDRDRSRLTFPPDAPGTPWRQRTVTRAITLGRAFDPELVGDGAGLNDPAVLAAGLPAVGVVATARALARTWSRTVTETDGAPALLHPDTVRDATRVLAEGPGVLDLPPPHARWATGFMLRSPIAPMLAESSFGHDGAGGQLAFADPVARVGFAYLTNRLRNHDDDRAARLVGALRTVVGDRTSVR